One Myotis daubentonii chromosome 3, mMyoDau2.1, whole genome shotgun sequence genomic window carries:
- the LOC132230013 gene encoding peptidyl-prolyl cis-trans isomerase A-like — MVNPTVYFDIAAEGEPLGRVSFELFADKVPKTAENFRALTTGEKGFGYQGSCFHRIIPGFMCQGGDFTRRNGTGGKSIYGEKFEDENFVLKHTGPGILSMANAGPNTNGSQFFICAAKTEWLDGKHVVSCQVKEGMDIVTAMERSGSRNGKTSKKITIADCGQL; from the coding sequence ATGGTGAACCCCACCGTGTACTTCGACATCGCCGCCGAAGGCGAGCCCCTGGGCCGCGTCTCCTTCGAGCTGTTTGCAGACAAGGTTCCAAAGACGGCAGAAAACTTCCGTGCTCTGACCACCGGGGAGAAGGGATTTGGTTATCAAGGTTCCTGCTTTCACAGAATTATTCCAGGATTTATGTGCCAGGGTGGTGACTTCACACGCCGTAATGGCACAGGCGGCAAGTCCATCTATGGGGAGAAATTTGAGGATGAGAACTTTGTCCTGAAACATACAGGTCCTGGCATCTTGTCCATGGCAAATGCTGGACCGAACACAAACGGCTCCCAGTTTTTCATCTGCGCTGCCAAGACTGAGTGGTTGGATGGCAAGCATGTGGTCTCCTGCCAGGTGAAGGAAGGCATGGATATTGTGACAGCCATGGAGCGCTCTGGGTCCAGGAATGGCAAGACCAGCAAGAAGATCACCATTGCTGACTGTGGGCAACTCTAA